GCGATCACCCGCGTGACCGGCCGGCCGCCCAGCGCACCCGCCAGAAGCTCCGGCCAGAGGGCGCGGGTCGGCTCATCGGCGATGCCGGTGTCGATCAGTGCCCAGCCCGGGCCGTCCTCGACCGCCCAGACATTGACGTGGTTGAGCGCAAAGGGCAGGCGCAGGCGTATCCAGAGGACGCCGGGCGCGATCGCGACGGCCTCACCGCCGGCCGGAACCGACTCGCGAGCAGGAAGAATCGGCCCGTCCGGGTCGAATTGCACGGCACACTCCCATGAAAACGGAATCCGTGCATCATGGAGAGCACGAAGCGCCTCGACAAGATGGGGAGTGTCAGGCATGCATGGTTATGGAACGCCATTCTACGCATCCATCCGCCACCCTTCGGAACGTCACGCCCGGAGATCGTTCGGCGGAAGCAAAGGCGTTGGGAGCCGCTTCGGCGGAACGAACGAAGACGCCGTCTTCGAGAATATCGCCTGACCTGAACACCCTGAGATTGCATCCGACGCGCCGATGGAACGACATTCGATGCGCATTCCATCCAGTATCGGCGGGTCCGGCGACACGAACGTCCGCCGCATCCAGCTCGTCCGGCATGTCAGGCGAGCTCGGGCGCAAGGCACCTGACGACCTGAAGAACACGATGGAGGGAATCCGTTGCAGCAGGATGGTCCTGTGATCAGTCGTATCGGTCTCGAGAAACACGGACTGTCCGGCGTTGGCCGGGCGAACTGGAACTGGCCGGCGGCTGTCCTTGTCCAGGCCGCCATCGCCCGCGGCGAAGGCCATATCGTCGAGGAAGGCGCCTTCGCGGCCGAGACCGGCGCCTTCACGGGCCGCTCGCCCAACGACAAGTACATCGTCGACCATCCCTCCATCCACGACACGATCGACTGGGGCAAGGTCAACCGGCCGATCAGCCGCGAGCACGCCGCCGGCCTGCGGCGCAAGATCACCGAGTACATGACCGGCCGCGAGGTCTTCGTGCAGGACCTCCACGCCGGCGCCGATCCGGAATACCGCCTGAACGTGCGCGTCGTGACGTGCACGGCGTGGCACAACCTGTTCGCGCGCAACATGTTCATCGGTCCCGAGCGCGATCAGCTTTCGGATTTCGACCCGGACTTCACCGTCATCCAGGCGCCCGAGGTCAAAGCCGATCCGAAGGCCGACGGCACGGCGTCGGAGACGTTCATCGTCGTGGATTTCGTCGAGAAGGTCATCCTGATCGGCGGCACGCTCTATGCCGGCGAGATCAAGAAGTCGATCTTCGGCGTGCTCAACTACATCCTGCCGGACCGCGGGGTGATGCCGATGCACTGCTCGGCCAATATCGGTCCGGACGGCGACGTCGCCGTGTTCTTCGGCCTGTCCGGCACCGGCAAGACCACGCTCTCGGCCGACGCGTCGCGCACGCTGATCGGCGACGACGAGCACGGCTGGAGCCCGCGCGGGGTCTTCAACTTCGAGGGCGGCTGCTACGCCAAGGTCATCGACCTCTCGCCCAAGGCCGAGCCCGAGATCTACGCCGCGTCGCGCCGCTTCGGCACCATCCTCGAGAACACGGTCTTCGACCCCCAGACCGGCATCGTCGACTTCGCGGATGGCAGCCGCACGCAGAACACCCGCTCGTCCTACCCGCTGTCCTTCATCCCGAACGCCAGCGCGACGGGCCTTGCCAGCCATCCGAAGAACATCGTCATGCTCACCGCCGATGCGTTCGGCGTGCTGCCGCCGCTCAGCCAGCTGAGCCCGGAGCAGGCGATGTACCATTTCCTGTCCGGCTACACCGCGCGCGTCGCCGGCACGGAGCGGGGCGTCACCGAGCCGCAGGCGACCTTCTCGACCTGCTTCGGCGCGCCGTTCATGCCGCGCCATCCCAGCGTCTATGCCGGCATGCTGGGCGATCTCATGCGCACGCACGGGACCAAATGCTGGCTGGTCAACACCGGCTGGAGCGGCGGCGGCTACGGCGAAGGCAGCCGCATCCGCCTCGCCTACACGCGCGCCATGGTCCGGGCGGCGCTTGCCGGCAAGCTTGCGGACACCGAGATGGCGGTCGATCCGCATTTCGGGCTGCGCATCCCGCAGATCTGCCCCGATGTCCCCAGCGACATCCTGGCGCCGCGCCAGACCTGGAACGATCCGAATGCCTATGACGGCAAGGCACGCGAGCTCGCCAAGCGCTTCGAGGCGAATTTCCGGCAGTTCGAGGGCTATGTCAGCAACGACGTCCGTTCGGCGGCGGTGACGGCGGCTGCATGAGCAACGCGCAGGCCGGATGGGAATGATCAACCGGAAGGCACAACCTGCCGGGGATCGTTCGTCGCATCCGCTCAAGCTCGCCTTTCCGGCTTTGGCACGGCACTTGCTGGTATGTGCTGTGTGGTTGGTTCCCTGATCGTCGGTCCGGCCGTCCGCTCCTGGTGGCGGCACCCGACCCTCAGGCCGACTGGCCTCCCTTCTTGGGCGATTCCTCCACTTGGCCCCGCCGGTTCGCCGGCGGGGTTCTTCTTGTCGCGGCATTGACGAACGACGAACGGGCAGGCACATCGTAGCGTCGTGATGGTTTCCGCTTCGGAATGAAAAGGGAAGCCGGTGCGGCCGGATCGTCCGGCCAAGGCCGGTGCTGCCCCCGCAACTGTAAGCAGAAAGCCGAGATCGACGACGCCACTGGAGCCGATGGCTCCGGGAAGGCCGATCGGAGCGATGATCTGCGAGCCAGGAGACCTGCCATCACCCGTGGTCATGCGTGGACGCGCCGGGCGGGGTGCACCGGTGGTGAGCTAAGGCCTTGTGGCCTGCGCTCGCGGTCCGCTCCTGACGCTATCGATGCGGGATGCGTCATGGCAGTTGCTGTCCGTCCAGGTGTGATCGTGCCGGCTTGCCACGCGTCTTTCGCAGGCGAACGAAACCGGTAGAAGGCCGTGCTTGCACCGGTCACCCTGATCCTGGGCGGCGCGCGCTCGGGCAAGAGCCGCTTCGCCGAACGCATGGTCCTGGCGAGCGGGCTCACCCCTGTCTACGTCGCCACCGGCCAGGCCGGCGACGCGGAGATGGCGGCGCGCATCGCCCGGCACCGGACCGAACGCGACGCCGCCTGGCGTACCGTGGAGGAACCAGTCGAGCTGGCGGCCGCCCTGCGCCGGGAGGCGGCGCCGGACCGGGCGGTCCTGGTCGATTGCCTGACCTTGTGGCTGACCAACCTGCTGATGCAGGAGCGCGACGTGCCGGCGGCCGGCCGCGAGCTCGTCACCGCCGTCACGAACCTTCCCGGTCCGGTCGTCCTCGTCTCGAACGAGGTCGGCCAGGGCGTCGTGCCGACCGCGTCGCTGGCCCGCGCCTTCGTCGATCACGCCGGCCGCCTCCACCAGGCCTTGGCCGCACAGGCGCAGCGCGTCGTCCTGATCACGGCCGGGCTGCCCCTTACTCTCAAAGACACAAGCAGCGGAGCGACAGGATGAGCCGCATCCCGGCCACCATCATCACGGGCTTTCTCGGCGCGGGAAAGACGACCCTGATCCGCCATATGCTCCAGGACACGAGCGGACGGCGCCTCGCCCTGATCGTCAACGAATTCGGCGATGTCGGGGTCGACGGCCAGTTGGTCACGGGCTGCAACGACGCCGCCTGCCCGGCCGAGCGGATCGTCGAGCTTGCCAATGGCTGCCTGTGCTGCACCGTCGCCGACGACTTCCTGCCGGCGATCACCAGCCTGCTGAGCCTGCCGGAGCCGCCCGACCACATCGTGATCGAGACCTCCGGCCTCGCCCTGCCGAAGCCGCTGATCCAGGCCTTCGCCTGGCCGGACGTGCGCACGCGCCTGACCGTGGACGGCGTGATCGCCGTGGTCGATGCCGCCGCCGTGCGCGCCGGCCGCTTCGCCGATGATCCCGAGAAGGTCCAAGCGGCGCGCGAGGCCGATCCCGCGCTCGACCACGAAAGCCCGCTCGAGGAGGTGTTCG
Above is a genomic segment from Geminicoccaceae bacterium SCSIO 64248 containing:
- the cobU gene encoding bifunctional adenosylcobinamide kinase/adenosylcobinamide-phosphate guanylyltransferase yields the protein MLAPVTLILGGARSGKSRFAERMVLASGLTPVYVATGQAGDAEMAARIARHRTERDAAWRTVEEPVELAAALRREAAPDRAVLVDCLTLWLTNLLMQERDVPAAGRELVTAVTNLPGPVVLVSNEVGQGVVPTASLARAFVDHAGRLHQALAAQAQRVVLITAGLPLTLKDTSSGATG
- a CDS encoding phosphoenolpyruvate carboxykinase; this encodes MISRIGLEKHGLSGVGRANWNWPAAVLVQAAIARGEGHIVEEGAFAAETGAFTGRSPNDKYIVDHPSIHDTIDWGKVNRPISREHAAGLRRKITEYMTGREVFVQDLHAGADPEYRLNVRVVTCTAWHNLFARNMFIGPERDQLSDFDPDFTVIQAPEVKADPKADGTASETFIVVDFVEKVILIGGTLYAGEIKKSIFGVLNYILPDRGVMPMHCSANIGPDGDVAVFFGLSGTGKTTLSADASRTLIGDDEHGWSPRGVFNFEGGCYAKVIDLSPKAEPEIYAASRRFGTILENTVFDPQTGIVDFADGSRTQNTRSSYPLSFIPNASATGLASHPKNIVMLTADAFGVLPPLSQLSPEQAMYHFLSGYTARVAGTERGVTEPQATFSTCFGAPFMPRHPSVYAGMLGDLMRTHGTKCWLVNTGWSGGGYGEGSRIRLAYTRAMVRAALAGKLADTEMAVDPHFGLRIPQICPDVPSDILAPRQTWNDPNAYDGKARELAKRFEANFRQFEGYVSNDVRSAAVTAAA